The stretch of DNA GAGATAATCGAACGCCTCCGTGCAAACCCCAAAATCTGCCATACATAAGCGAGATAGCGACCATCTGTCAGAAATCTAATTCAAGCCGATCAGCAAACCACCATTCCACTACCCTTGATTTGGTGTATTTACGGCGGTGAGACATGGAGGCTTTCGAACGAAAAGCGTACGAAAACTGGCTTCCTGGAAGGATTCTTCCCAAGGAAGCACAGCCCTGCTCATCGAGGGCGCACGACGTGTCGGGAAAAGCACCATCGCGGAGGAATTCGGACGACGGAACTATGCGTCGTATATGCTCGTCGACTTCTCGAAAGCCGTTGCAAATGATTTTGTTTTAGCTTGTCGCTAAAGCGAAGTCATCTGCATGGCCTCGTTGCCAAGGCCAGCTCCAAGACTCACGCGACTCTCGCCGCCGCTTGGTTCGCGCTTCGCCGGATGCCGCATTGTCCCGCCTTTTGGGTGGGCCTGTCTTACGCTTCCTCCACGCGCGTTTAACGTCTCCGGGGCACTCCCGGCGACTTGGATGTTGATGGCCGCGTTCAGGTCGCGGTCCATGTCAAGCCCGCACTTGCCGCAATGGTAGACGCGCTCGGACAGGGGCAGCTTGGCTTTCACCGTCCCGCAGTTCGAGCAGGTCTTCGAGCTTGGATACCAGCGGTCGATGACGTGGAGCCTCGCGCCGGTGCGTGCGGTCTTGTAGGTCAGTAGGCGTCGGAACTCCGCGAACGCGGCGTCCTGAATCGATCGGGCGAGCCCGTGGTTTCCCACCATGCCCGCCACGTTCAAGTCCTCGATGCTGATGTCCGCGTAGGTATGGGCGAGCATGGTGGTGGTCTTGTTGAGCGCGTCCGAACGCAGGTTCGCCACCCGTGCGTATAGTCGGGCGACCTGCGCTCTCGCCTTGCGGCGGCGGTTGGAGCCTTTCCGTTTGCGGCTCAGATTCCGTTGGGCTTTCTTCAACCGTCTGAGGTTCGATTTGAGTGCGTGCGGGTTGTGTATCACGGTGCCGTCCGACAATGCGGCGAGCTCCTTCACGCCCAAGTCGATGCCGACGCTCCCGCCTTTCGGCGGCGATGGAATCGGCAGGTCGGCGCGTTCGACGGTCAGGCTGGCCTGCCAGCGTCCACCACGCTTGGATACGCTCATGCGCAGCACCTTCGCGCCGTCCACTCGCCTGGACACGTTCTCCATGCAGTGCACGCGGCCTATCCTCGGGAGCCGCAGCGCATGAGGGTCACGGTCAATGAGACCAAACGAGCCCGTCGTGTACGCGAATCCGGGAACCGCCTTGTCCTTGGATTTGAAGCGTGGGAAGCCCATCCTGCGGCCTTTCCGCCGCCCCTTGCGGGACTTGGAGAAGTTCTTCAGGGCGTCGGCCAATGATTCGAGGCCGCTGTTGTATGCCTCCTTGCTGTTCTCCGGCCACCATGTTTCTCCCGTGGTCTCGTCCACGGCGAGTGTGTTCTTGGCTTGGTTCCACCACCTGCGCAGCCCGTAGTACGACCATTCGGGTTTATCGCCGCGTTCGAGCATGTCCTTGACATGAGCGAGTCCCGCGTTGTAGGCGAACCGCGCCGCACCAGCATGGGACTCCAAGAGTCGTTCCTGCCGTGGCGTCGGGTCAAGCGCCACCCTGACTGCCTCAAGCATCGCGCGCCGCCTTCAACGCCGCGTCCGTCTTGCGCTTGGCCGCGCAACGCCCGTACAGCCGGGCGCAGAACGAGGTCAGCACCTCGGTCATGTCGCGCACCAGATCGTCGTCCAGCTCCGTGTCGTCCACCACGATGATTCGGCGTCCCTGCGCCTTCAACGCGCTCTCCACCAGCCCCGCGTTCATGCGGGCGAGCCTGTCCCTGTGCTCCACGATCAGCGTGCCCACGGTCGGGTCGGACAATAGCCGGTTGAGCTTGCGCCGCCTGTCGTCCATGCCGGAACCCGTCTCCGTGACCACCTCGGGCTTCTCGACGCCCATGCTAAGAGCGAACGCCTTCAACCGGTCGGCCTGACGTTGCAAATCGTCCTTTTGGTCAGACGAACTGACACGCGCGTAACACACCGTCCTGCCGTTCGCTGTGGGGGTGGCGAACTGGTTCTCGTATTTCGGGTCGTGGATGATTATCGTGCCCGTGCTCATGCGCTCAAATGGGACGGGCATGCGGTTCTCTCGGCACCACTGCCATACCGTCTGCTCGTTGAAGCCCTCTCGTTTCGCCCATTCCCTGACACGCATGACTCAAGTATATCATACGAAAACAATCGAAAGCAAGCAATTAAGTTAACTGGTTGCAACCCCCGATGACGTGCTGGGCTGCTTCGTCGACCTGCGCAATGATCGCGACGACCCGTCGAACCGCATAGAGATCGACTTCCTCATCGTCGAACCGTACGAGAACGCGGCAATGAAGTACAGGATCAGCCCCATCGAAGTCAAGTCATCGAAACGCTACCGTACGGGCTCGTTAGACAAATTCAAGGCAAAATTCGATAAGAAGGTCGGCACCAGATACGTGCTGCATCCAAAACCGCTGGTCGTGGAAAATGACGTGGTCAAGCTGCCGATATACATGGCGGGATTGCTGTAGAAGGCTTCATTCCATTGAGAGGCAAGTAGTCAACCTGCGTTACACTGTCATAGCTGCCTGTTATAAACGTCCCCTTCCGACACGCTTCGCAAATTTGTCTTCCCGGTGAACGGCTACAACCGCGAGGGTGCCAAGTATGCTCCCGCGAGCGGCACCTACGTGCAGACCTGCGACGGCAACGGCAACCATCTGGCAGGACTCGCCCCCATCAATCAGCACGCCGGCGTGAAAAGAAATCCCCGTGACGCGGGGTGGCATCGCGGGGATCCTTCACATGCGAGAGGCGGGGTATGGCTTACTTCTTGAGGAGTGGTTCGACCTGTTCCTCGTACGCGGTCAGCGCGGTGTCGATCACATTGTGCATGTCGTAGTACTTGTACGTGCCCAGACGGCCGCCGAACACCGTGAGCGGCTCGGCCTTCGCGAGCTCCTCGTACCTCGCGTACAGCGCCCTGTCGGCCTCCGTGTTGATCGGATAGTACGGTTCGTCGCCACGCTCCGCGAAACGGCTGTACTCCTCCCACACCACCGTTTTGTCCGGGTTCTGCGAGTCCCTGCGTTCCGGGTTGAAGTTCTTGAACTCGATCGCGCGCGTGTACGGCACGTCCGCGTCGGAGAAGTTCATCACCGGGCATCCGAAATGGTCGCCCTCGTCGTAGCGCACCTCCCTGAAGTCGACCGTGCGCCACTTGAGCTCGCCCAGCGAATAGCCGAAGTAGCGGTCCACCGGACCCGTGTACACCACCGGCACGCCCGCCGCGGCCAAAGCCGCCTTGTTGAACGGCTGCGACCCGTCGAAGAAGTCGGCCTCCAGGGTCACGTGGATGCGCGGATCGTCGATCATGCGCTCCATCCACGCGGTGTAGCCGTCGGTCGGCAGGCCCTCCCACGTGTCCCTGAAGTAGCGGTTGTCGTAGTTGAAGCGCACCGGCAGGCGGTTGATGATGCCCGCGGGCAGGTCCTTCGGATCGGTCTGCCACTGCTTGCCCGTGTAGTTCTTGATGAACGCCTCGTACAGGGGACGCCCGATCAGCGAGATGCCCTTGTCGTTGAGGTTCTGCGGGTCCTTGCCGGCCAGCTCGCCGGCCTGCTCGGCCACGAGCGCCCTGGCCTCGGCGGGCGTGTAGTGGGCGTGGAAGAACTGGTTGATGGTGCCCAGGTTGATCGGCAGGGGGTAGACCTCGCCGTCGTGCGTGGCGTACACGCGGTGCACGTAGTTCGTGAACGAGGTGAACCTGTTCACGTAGTCCCACACGCGCCTGTTGGACGTGTGGAACAGGTGGGCGCCGTACTTGTGGATCTCCGCGCCGGTCTCCTCGTCCATGTAGCTGTACGCGTTGCCGCCGATGTGGTCGCGCACGTCGATGATCTCCACCCTGACGCCCAAACGCTCGACGGCCTGCTGGGCCACGGTCAGGCCGAACAGGCCCGCGCCCACGACCACCAGATCGGGATATTCCACCGCTTCAGTCATAATGGCTCATTCCTTCCATCAGTTGAAATTACTTACAAAATGCAGCTTCATCTATGGTACCCACAAACATGACTCATTACGACGTCATCATTTTATTGGTAAGAGGATAAGATTCCGTAAGCAACCCGTTTTGAATACGCATACGCAGATAAGAATCAACTCAGTAGATTGCCTTCATTTCGACACAGCGCTGTTCACCCTTCAGCTACTTTCCAGTCACTTACAAGACACTCGTTCGTCCACAGCTAAACACTAGAATGTGTTCGGTTTAATTGTATAGGGTCTCCAATTTATACGGGGTTATCATCTTGAAGGATGCGATGATGCTTTTTTCCCAGCTTAACAGCCATGATTGTGTCCCTTCATACGTAAAACATGCTAAACAGCCGTTTGCAGGAGGAACGTATCGTCCTCTCTCAAACAATGAGGGAACCCACGCCCCAGTCCCGTCTAATTTCAAAGCGCATCATAGTTCAACGCTTTATACGCAAAAGTCGACGATTCACACCGACTCCAATAGCACAAGCATCTTTATCCCCAACGTCAGCGCATTACTCCGACCAGCAGAAACAGCAACAGCCGCAATCGTCAACAAAGTTGCGAACAATAGCGATCAAATTGTCCCCTTTCCTGAAACTCAGCTAGATCATTCCACAGACCGTATCCCAAACCAAGCCGTTAAAGCCTGCGAAAAGGCCGCACAAACCGCAGCAAAAACACTTTCCGCAGCGGGCCATACAATCGCAGGCACAGTCCAAAACGCCAGACGTACCGTTCACTCTGCCACCGGAACAATAAAAAGGGCTTGGTACACTTTTGTTAATTCCAAAGCCATCCAGCTCATCATCAAATTCTTCTCAAAGACGCATGTCCTATGGAAGAAGCGTATGAAGTTCTCCTATGCGTTCTACACCGTTGTGTTTGCACTGCTGACTTCAGCTGAAGTCATTTTCTTACAATGGGGGGTTTACAGTGAGCCGGAATACGCCGAAGATACCGAAATCGATCAAACAACAAGAATTTTACAAAGTGTCGCGGGACAAGTCACCAAATTCGTCAGTCAGATGTGGCTTGAACAAAAATATCAGTTTCTGCTCAATTTCATTGGCATAGGTCTCATTTACCTTGTTCTAATTCTCGTATTAAACCGTTTCTGGATAGCAACGGTCATTTTCGGTGTCGCTATGACCGCTTATGGCGTGGCGAACAGCATAAAAATGAGGCTGCGGAATGAGCCTATTCTTCCATCAGACCTTAGTTTTATATTAAATGGCAACAGTGGGAGTCTTCTTTCTTTTATCCCGAAAGATCAACAAACTCTTGTTAGCGGAACAATCACCGTATTGGCTTGGTTCTCTTGCATCTGTGTCCTTTTCTTTATTCTCGACGGTAGACGTCGTTTCATTCACTGCTCTTGGAAACAACCTTTTTCTAGTGCGAAGAACGTAGCCGGAACTCTTACCCGCATAATCGCAGCGGTGCTCAGTATCGCCCTTTTAGCCTCTTACACATGTAATCTCAATATTCCAGGAGCTTGGTCCTATGTACTTGCAACCAATTTAGGATACAAGCCCGTTCCTTGGAATACCTACGAGGACGCGACAAGCAACGGCCCTGCCACGACTTTTGAAAGCCTTGTACGAATCAAAGCTATGGAGAAGCCTGAAGGTTATAGTCAAAAAAACATGGAATCCATAGCCCGACGCTATGCAAAAGAGGCGGACAACATCAACTCCTCTCGTACAAACAACCTTACCGACAGCACCGTCATTATGATTCTCTCCGAGTCATTCTCCGACCCTACGCGCGTGCCCGGAGTTTCTTTCAGCATTGACCCTATGCCGAACATTCGCAGCATAAAAGACTCCACCACCTCGGGATTGATGCTGTCACCAGGTTATGGAGGTGGAACCGCCAATATCGAGTATCAGTCATTGACCGGTATGAGTTTGGCTTCTTTCAATGACCAGCTCATTTCTCCTTACCAGCAGCTAGTCCCTAATATGAAAAGTGCATACTCTTTCAATCAAATCTGGAATGAGGCATGCCATTCAACATGTTCAGTCGCTTATCACCCTTACTACAAAAGCTTTTATCTCAGGGACTCTAATTATAAGAAATTTGGGTTCAAATTCTTCCGAACGCTAGATAGTAGTCCCATGATCAGTCATCAGGATCACATTGATAATTCTATATACGTCAGCGATGCGGCATCATATCAGAACGTACTGGACTATCTTCAACAATCAACAGATCAGTCACAGTTTATACAGCTAGTAACAATGCAAAACCATCTACCTTACAGTGACTGGTATGTAGACAATGAGTTTAAAGATGCTGACATTTCTTCCGATATTAATGATGTAGAAAGGCAACAAATTGATACTTATGCAAAAGGCGTAAGCCACACTGATTCCGCCACAATCAACTTCCTCAACCAGCTAAACGAATTACAAAAGCCTACTACTGTTATTTTCTACGGAGACCACCTTCCTGGAATCTATCAAACTGCAGCAATGGAAAAGCGAAACCAACTGGCCCTTCATGAAAGTGACTACTTCATATGGTCGAACGCCGCATCTTCAAGCTCTGAGACGAAGCTATCTCCTGAAGAAAGCAACTATTCATCATCCAACTATTTCATAGCTTCCGCAGCAGAGCATATGAACGCTAAGGTGTCTCCTTTCTTAGCGTTGCTTACCGAGCTCCACGAAGAAGTACCTTCTATGGGACGTTTTGGCTCGACAAATGATAGTTGGGGCAGCGGATCCGCAACGTATCTTAACAGCGATGGTTCCATTGTGAAGAAAAAAAATCTATCCCAAAAAGCTCGTCAGTTGCTGAAAGATTATAGCCTAGTCCAATATGACATGACTTCAGGGAAAAACTATCTTCAAAATCTGAATTTCACTCAGATTTCCGAATAACGAAAGGGTCAGGGAAAAATCTCTGGCCCTTGACTGATCTCTGTTTAACGCCAACCACTGACGCTAAACAGTATTGTTCTACTTACCTTCAAAAATATGCCGCCATGTTTCCACTGAAGAAATGTTATACGCTCGGTACTGAGCAGACAGTCGCTTCCAGTTTCGCATGATCTTACGGGTTAGTCGATATCCCTCAATCATGTTCCGGCGGAAAAGGCGATTATCCCTCTTCAGCCAAGCTACCCCATTACCATCAGGCGTGGTGACCAACGCTGAATTAACACGATCAAATGCGAGCCATGTCCAAGCAGCGTCCTGCGCTGGAATCGCAGCATCTGGATTCTTAGCTTTACTGGGATCAACATTCTTAATAAAGCTTTTTGCAATTAGCCCGACAGCAGCCTTATAGCGGCTCTTCATCGTAGACGGATGATTACGCGGGGAATCGGTCTCGCCTGACGGTTCCGGATAATCCTCGAAACTGTCCTTAGCCTGAGCATCCGGATACTT from Bifidobacterium catenulatum PV20-2 encodes:
- a CDS encoding IS607 family transposase, which codes for MRVREWAKREGFNEQTVWQWCRENRMPVPFERMSTGTIIIHDPKYENQFATPTANGRTVCYARVSSSDQKDDLQRQADRLKAFALSMGVEKPEVVTETGSGMDDRRRKLNRLLSDPTVGTLIVEHRDRLARMNAGLVESALKAQGRRIIVVDDTELDDDLVRDMTEVLTSFCARLYGRCAAKRKTDAALKAARDA
- the tnpB gene encoding IS607 family element RNA-guided endonuclease TnpB; this translates as MLEAVRVALDPTPRQERLLESHAGAARFAYNAGLAHVKDMLERGDKPEWSYYGLRRWWNQAKNTLAVDETTGETWWPENSKEAYNSGLESLADALKNFSKSRKGRRKGRRMGFPRFKSKDKAVPGFAYTTGSFGLIDRDPHALRLPRIGRVHCMENVSRRVDGAKVLRMSVSKRGGRWQASLTVERADLPIPSPPKGGSVGIDLGVKELAALSDGTVIHNPHALKSNLRRLKKAQRNLSRKRKGSNRRRKARAQVARLYARVANLRSDALNKTTTMLAHTYADISIEDLNVAGMVGNHGLARSIQDAAFAEFRRLLTYKTARTGARLHVIDRWYPSSKTCSNCGTVKAKLPLSERVYHCGKCGLDMDRDLNAAINIQVAGSAPETLNARGGSVRQAHPKGGTMRHPAKREPSGGESRVSLGAGLGNEAMQMTSL
- the glf gene encoding UDP-galactopyranose mutase, encoding MTEAVEYPDLVVVGAGLFGLTVAQQAVERLGVRVEIIDVRDHIGGNAYSYMDEETGAEIHKYGAHLFHTSNRRVWDYVNRFTSFTNYVHRVYATHDGEVYPLPINLGTINQFFHAHYTPAEARALVAEQAGELAGKDPQNLNDKGISLIGRPLYEAFIKNYTGKQWQTDPKDLPAGIINRLPVRFNYDNRYFRDTWEGLPTDGYTAWMERMIDDPRIHVTLEADFFDGSQPFNKAALAAAGVPVVYTGPVDRYFGYSLGELKWRTVDFREVRYDEGDHFGCPVMNFSDADVPYTRAIEFKNFNPERRDSQNPDKTVVWEEYSRFAERGDEPYYPINTEADRALYARYEELAKAEPLTVFGGRLGTYKYYDMHNVIDTALTAYEEQVEPLLKK
- a CDS encoding LTA synthase family protein; the protein is MKDAMMLFSQLNSHDCVPSYVKHAKQPFAGGTYRPLSNNEGTHAPVPSNFKAHHSSTLYTQKSTIHTDSNSTSIFIPNVSALLRPAETATAAIVNKVANNSDQIVPFPETQLDHSTDRIPNQAVKACEKAAQTAAKTLSAAGHTIAGTVQNARRTVHSATGTIKRAWYTFVNSKAIQLIIKFFSKTHVLWKKRMKFSYAFYTVVFALLTSAEVIFLQWGVYSEPEYAEDTEIDQTTRILQSVAGQVTKFVSQMWLEQKYQFLLNFIGIGLIYLVLILVLNRFWIATVIFGVAMTAYGVANSIKMRLRNEPILPSDLSFILNGNSGSLLSFIPKDQQTLVSGTITVLAWFSCICVLFFILDGRRRFIHCSWKQPFSSAKNVAGTLTRIIAAVLSIALLASYTCNLNIPGAWSYVLATNLGYKPVPWNTYEDATSNGPATTFESLVRIKAMEKPEGYSQKNMESIARRYAKEADNINSSRTNNLTDSTVIMILSESFSDPTRVPGVSFSIDPMPNIRSIKDSTTSGLMLSPGYGGGTANIEYQSLTGMSLASFNDQLISPYQQLVPNMKSAYSFNQIWNEACHSTCSVAYHPYYKSFYLRDSNYKKFGFKFFRTLDSSPMISHQDHIDNSIYVSDAASYQNVLDYLQQSTDQSQFIQLVTMQNHLPYSDWYVDNEFKDADISSDINDVERQQIDTYAKGVSHTDSATINFLNQLNELQKPTTVIFYGDHLPGIYQTAAMEKRNQLALHESDYFIWSNAASSSSETKLSPEESNYSSSNYFIASAAEHMNAKVSPFLALLTELHEEVPSMGRFGSTNDSWGSGSATYLNSDGSIVKKKNLSQKARQLLKDYSLVQYDMTSGKNYLQNLNFTQISE